The genomic DNA CTAAAAGGCTAAAATACTCAACTCAAATTCTTTTTCTATACTATGTAATATATGGTATAATCTAATAAAACAAAGAAAGGAAGTATATATGAGATTAGATAAATTTTTAGTAGAATGTGGAATAGGAAGTAGAAGTGAAGTAAAAAAAATAATAGATCAAAGAGAAATAAAAGTAAATGATATTATCGTTACTTCACCTAAAACCAATATAAATGAAATATCTGACAATGTCACATATAATGATAACAAACTAGAATATAAAGAGTTTAGATACTATATTTTAAATAAAAAAGCTGGGTATATAACAGCAGTAGAAGATCCAAAGGAAAAAACTGTTATGGAATTATTACCATCTTGGGTAATCAAAAAAGATTTAGCTCCAGTTGGACGTTTAGATAAGGATACTGAAGGACTTTTATTACTTACAAATGATGGTAAACTAAACCATAAACTCTTAGCACCAAAAAGCCATGTAAATAAAACTTATTATGTTGAATTGCAAGAATCAATTTCAGAATCAGATTTGAAAAAATTAGAAAATGGTGTTGATATAGGAGGGTATACTACTATGCCAGCTCAAGTTGAAAAAATAGATAATTTTAAAATTTATTTAACTATTAAAGAAGGAAAATTTCATCAAGTAAAAAAAATGTTAGAAGCTGTTCAAAATAAAGTTATTTATTTAAAAAGAGTAAAATTTGGAAAATTAGAGTTAAATTCACTTGAATTAGGAGAGGTAAAAGAAGTAAAACTTGATGAAATAGTATAATTTTATATTTAAATTAATGAGACTTTTAAGGTGATGAAATTGGATTTAATAAAAAGAGAAGAAACACGATTAGATACTACCAGAAGAAAGAAACGTAAAAAAGAAAATAAAAAGAGTATTTTTGAAATATATTTATCTGAAAAAACTTTAAAAGATTATTTCTTTTATTTAAATGATTTTTTATTATATATATATGATAGCAATACTCCTATAAAAAATGAAGAGTTAATAGAACTTATGAGTGATATAACAGATGAAGATGTAGAGGATTATTTATCACACCTTCTTTATGAAAGAAATCTAAAAAAAACATCGATAAACAAAATTATTTCAGCTCTTAAATCTTTATACAAAGAATTAGAAAAACATGGCATAAAAAATCCTTTTAAATTTATTAAATTATTTAAAACTACAAGAAATCTAGACAATATCTTAAAAGTATCTTTTAAAGATATAAACGAAATACTTGATAAGTATAAAATTTACGATGATAAGGGCTATAGAAACAATGTCATCTTATACACATTATTTTATACAGGAATGAGAAGTCAAGAACTATTAAATTTGAAATATACAAATATTTTAAATAGAGACAATGACTATTTTTTAAAATTAGAAAAAACAAAAAGTGGGAGAGAACAGTATAAACCTTTACATGAAACATTGGTTCAAAAAATATTAGAATACAAAAGATATGTTATGTCCATGTATAATTTTTCAGAAAACGACATGGAAAACCAATTTGTTTTCCCAAGTTCTTTTGAAAAAAATACCCAACTATCATATTCTTCTTTATATAGAATTATACAAGATATGGGTAAAGTTATCGGACTAGATATTAGTCCACATAATATAAGACATGCTATTGCAAGTGAGCTTTCAGCAAATGGTGCTGACATTATTGAAATTAGAGATTTTCTAGGTCATGCTGATACAAAAGTTACAGAAGTCTATATAAATGCAAAATCATTACTAGATAAAAAGATAATTGATAAGATACCTGTTGATTTACACAAATAACATATTTTATAGTCTTATATTATAAAATTACAAATTATATAATATAATTTTTATTCAAATAAAAATTATAAAATTAACAAAACAGAATATAATTAGTATTATATTCTTATTTGTCAAGATATATGTCAAAATAATAATTATTCGGAATAATTTTTAAGCAAAAAATAAGGAACTGCATAAAATTTGCAGTTCCTTTAATAATTATACTTCTTGTCCTTTAAAAATAACTTTCTTTAGATTTAAATGCTTATCTAAAAATACAATATCAGCATAATAACCTGGTTGAAGTTTTCCAAATTCATCATCAATTTTTATAGCTTCTGCCGGATATAACGTTGCCATTCTAATAGCTTCTTCTAAAGTTATATCACAATGTTTTACTAAGTTTTTAACTCCAACATCCATAGTTAATGCAGATCCACCTAACGTTCCATCTTCTCCAAAACATTTTCCATCTTTATAATAAACTTTTTTCCCTTCAAAATAAAAATACTCCATATCAGTTCCCACAGGTGAAACAGCATCTGTAACTAAATATAATCTATGTCCCATAATTTTTATAGCTGATTTTATAGCTGAAAAATGTGAGTGAAATCCATCTACTATAATACCAGCATGTATATCACTATCAAATATAGCTCCTACAGCTCCAGGACTTCTATGAGTAAATGATGACATACCATTATACAAATGTGTTGCAAGTCTTATTCCATAATGTTCTTTTTCTTTTATTTCTTCATATGTCCCATTAGTATGACCTAATGCAACATTGATACCAGCTTTTGATAATTTATTGATAACAGTTTTATCATTTCTTTCTGGAGCTAAAGTTAATATTTTAACATTATCTTTACCAGATTTTATAATCCTATCTATCATTTGAGAGTCAGCTTTTCTTATAAATTTTTCATTGTGAATACCTTTTTTTTCAACTGACAAATATGGTCCTTCAATATGAAGTCCTAAAACACCATATTTATTCTTGTCAATATTTTCCATTAATTCAAGAGCTTTTAGCATATTTTCATCAGTAGTTGTTATAAGTGTTGGTGTAAAAGATGTACAACCATATTTAAGATTTGTTTTGCTCATAGTTTCTATAGTTTCAACACTTATATCATCATTAAATAAAACTCCACCACAACCATTTATTTGTAAATCAATAAATCCTGGAACTACATAAGAGTTTTGTGCATCTATTTTTTCAACATTAGGATATAATGTATCTAACTCTTTAGTTGATACAATATCTAGAATTCTGTCGTTTTCTAACACTAAAACCTTATCATTATAAAAAGAATTACCTAAAAAAATATCTCCATTAACTATAGCTTTTCTCATATTCACTCCTTTTATTTTTTATTAGAATAAAGATCATTTAATAACTTTTCACTATCTAAATTATCTTTTTCTATATCCTTGAAATATCTATAAGTTCCTACTTTTAATTCAGCACAAGCAGCTTCATCAGATACAATAATTCCATGTCTATGAAGTTGTAAAGCAGAAATTGTCCACATATGATTTACACCTTCTTCTATTCCGTGATGTAAAGCTCTTGCTTTATTAGCACCAGTAACCATAATTAAGACTTCTTTTGCATCTAAAATAGTTCCAACTCCAACTGTTAAAGCTAATTTAGGTACTTTATTTATATCTCCACCAAAAAATCTAGAATTAGCAATAATTGTATCCATTGTCAAATCTTTATCTCTTGTTCTTGAACTTAGAGATGATCCAGGCTCATTAAATGCTATATGACCATCAGGACCTATTCCACCAAGGAAAAGATGAATTCCTCCATAAGACTTTATTTTTTCTTCATATCTTTCACATTCCGCTTTATAGTCTTTTGCTGTTCCATCTAAAATATTAATATTTTCTTTCTTTATATCAATGTGATCAAAGAAATTTGTATGCATATAGTAATGGTAACTTTGGTCATTATCTGGAGTTAACCCTACATATTCATCCATATTAAAAGTTACCACATTTTCAAATGATACAATTCCATCTTTGTTCATTTGAATTAATCTTTTATACATTGCAAGTGGTGTTCCACCTGTAGGTAATCCTAGAACAAATGGTCTATCTGCAGTCGGTTTAAACTCATTTATTTTTTTAGCTACATAAACTGCTGCCCAATCTCCTACACTTTTATCTGTTATTACAACTCTCATCTTATTTCCTCCCTCATATTTTATTATATCTATTTTAATTTAAAGCCTTGAACTAACTCAATAGCATTAAAAATATAATCTTGCATATTTTTATTTTCTAACATTAATTTTATATAGATCATATCCACAACTGTAAGCTGTGAAATTCTTGGAGATAATGCAGTAGATCTAAAATTATTTTTCATTTCTACAGTTCCAAGTTTTATATCAGCTAGATCACTAATTGGATTAGGAACAATACTAGTCATTGAAATTATCTTTATTCCTCTATCTTTAGCTACTTTAGCAATATCGTACATCTGTACAGTTTTTCCACTATGTGATATAACAAACAATAAATCATTTTTACCCATACTACTTAAACAACTAAGCTGAGTATGTGTATCATTTTCCATTATCGCATGTTTTCCAAGTTCTAATAATTTATAGTAAAAATCTTTAGCAACTATTCCTGAAAATCCAACTCCAACTACCATTATCTTATCTGCTTGGGCTATAACTTTTACTGCATTTTCCAACTCTTTAAAATCAGTTATCTCATAAGTATTATTTACTGCTGTTATATTAGCATGTGCCACTTTCTTTCCTACTATCTCAAAAGAATCTTCTGGTTTTATCTCTTCATGTATTATATTAACATGAGACTCAGCCTTTCTATTTCCTATATCTTGACTTAATGATAATTTAAAATCTGGAAAACCCTTAAATCCTAATTTTTTTGCAAACCTAACTATAGAAGCTTGACTTGCTTTACAATTTTTAGCTACTTGATAAGTGTTTAAATTTTTAATAGCTTCAGGATCTTTTAAAATATACTCAGCTATTCTTTTTTCAATAGAGGTAAGCTGATTTTTCATAGTGTTTATTTTAATAATTACTCCCATCTAATATTCCCCCGCTTTCTAAAAATTCGTCGCCTTGAATAAAATCATTTTCTTTCATGTATTTGTTTATGTTATTTAGTACATCTCTCTTATTTAAACTCCATAGAGGTCCAATTAAATTTTCTCTACTTCCATCTCCAGTAAGTCTATGTATAACTATATTATACGACAAATTCCTTAATATTTTAACTACTTTTTTCACATATTCCATTTTTTTTTGTAATTTTATTTCATTCTTATTATATAAAAATTCAAGTTTCGTATTTTTTAAAACATGCAACAAGTGAATTTTGATTCCCCATGTTCCACAACTTTGTGCAAATATAGCTGTCTTTAATGGATCATATTCATCTTCACCAGGTAGTCCAATTATTATATGAGTAACAAATTTTATATTTTTATTACTCAGTCTTTTTGCAGTTTCTTCATATACTGATAATAAATATCCCCTATTTATTATTTTTGCAACATTTTCATTAATTGTTTGTAACCCTAACTCTACCCATAAAAAATATTTCTTATTTATTTCATCTAAAAGTTCTAACACATCATCATTAATACAATCTGGTCTTGTAGCTATAGCAATTCCACACACTCTTGGATGAGATAATGCTTTATAGTATATATCTCTTAGATATTCTACATCACCATAAGTGTTTGTAAAATTTTGAAAATAAGCTATTACTTTACCATTGGGAAATTTATTTTCTATTAATTTTAACTGATCTTCTATTTGCGTATAAATGGAATCAAATCTGTTTCCAGCAAAATCCCCACTGCCTTTTTCACTACAAAAAATACATCCTTCATAACTTAAAGTACCATCTCTATTAGGACATGTAAATCCACCGTCTAAAGAAACTTTATATATTTTCTCTCCAAATTCTTTTTTAAAAAAATCATTTAAACTATAATATCTATTCATTATTACCTCTTAATTTATTTTATAATTATATTGTAACTGATTTTTCAATAAAAATAAATAGAAAAATAAAAAGGTAGTATCTCTACTACCCTATACTAATTTAATATATCCATGTTGATATTCTGGAATAATGTTATATTTATCCATTGTAAAACAATGCTCCATATCCACTTCAAAACCTATTGATTTTAAGTACTCAAAATGCTTACATCCTTTTAATGTTTCAGGAATACATTTTGATGAATCTGCAATAAATTTTAATGCTAAAGCTATGTCTGTACATTTTATATTTTGATTTATCTTAGTTGCTCTTTTTATTATTTCACCTGCACACAAAGCATCATCAAATGAAAACTTATCATCAGTCCCAGAGCAAACAATAACAACATCTTTATCTTCTGATACTATTTTTTCAACTATTGCTTGTATATTTAAAAATGCAACTATGTAAATTTTAGCAGCATATTTAGCACATGACTCAATAGCTCTTGTTCCATTACTTGTTGTCATATACATATTTCTATTAGCTACCAATTCTTTAGTATATTCTAGTGGAGAGTTTCCACAATCAAAACCATCTATTTTTAATCCTTTTCTTTCTCCACATAATAATGGATTAGTATCCTTTTTAGAATTTTCTAATACACTTTCAATATCCTTATAAGGATATATTGCCTTTACTCCATTTGCTAAAGCTGTTGTCATAACACTAGTTGCTCTTAACACATCTATTATAAGTACAGTTTTATCCAATATTTTTTCTTTTTCAATACTACCTGCTGTTTCAATAACGTCTATAACCATTTCGAACCTCCCTAATCCTCGCTAAATAAATCTTAGCACAATTTAGGAGAAAATAAAAGAAAAATACTATTTAAAATATTTATTGATCAATTCTTGATATTTTCCGTTTGATTTTATTTCAGTTAAAGCATTATCTAATTGTTCCATTAGTTGAGTGTCATTCTTTCTAACTGCTATAGCATATTCTTCTTGAGCTCCTTCTGTTTGTGCAATTTCTAATCCTTCATTTTGTAAAACAAAATTTTTAGCTGGCTCAGAATCTAGTACAACTGCATCTATCTTATTTGCTTTTAGTGCCATTATTCCAGCATATGCTGCATTATATCTTTCTACTTTTACTCCATCTATTTTACTTACAACAATATCTCCAGTAAATCCAAGCATTACTCCTACTTTTTTACCTTTTAAATCATCAAAAGATTTTATACCATTTTCTCCCTTTCTAGTAATAATTACTTGACTTGCTGTATAGTAAGGTTGAGTAAATGATACTGTTTTAGTTCTCTCAGGAGTTTCAGTCATTCCTGCTATAACTAAATCAACTTTTTTCATTTGTAAAGCTGGTAATAATCCATCAAATGCCATATCTACAATTTTAATATCATAATCCATAATTTTTCCTAATTCTTCAACTAAATCGATATCAAATCCAACAGGTTTGCCATTTTCAAGATATTCAAATGGCGGAAATTCAGCATTTGTTCCCACATATAATTTCTTTTTAGCAAATGCTGATAACGATAAAGTTAACAATAAACCACACATTAATACAATTTTAAACATTTTTTTCATTTTAATCACTCCCTATTTATTTAATACTTTATTTAAAAATTCTTTAGTTCTATCATGTTTAGGATTATTAAATAACTCTTCTGGTGTTGTGTCTTCTAAAATATTTCCTTGATCCATAAAAAATATACGATTAGCAACATTTTTAGCAAATCCAAGTTCGTGAGTTACTATAAGCATTGTCATTCCTTCATGTGCTAAATCTCTCATAACATCTAAAACTTCTTTTATCATTTCTGGATCTAAAGCAGAAGTTGGCTCATCAAATAACATTACTTCTGGTTCCATAGCTAATGCTCTAGCTATTGCAATACGTTGTTTTTGACCTCCAGAAAGTTGGTTTGGATATACCAATGCTTTATCTTTTAATCCCACTTTTTCAAGAAGAGAATATGCTTTTTTCTCAGCTTCTTCTTTAGATAAATTTTTCAATTTCATTGGAGCCATAGTAATATTTTCTAATACAGTTTTATGAGGAAACAAATTAAAGTGTTGAAATACCATTCCTACTTTTTGACGTATTTTATTTATATCTACATTATCAGATAATATATCTTCATTGGCAATATAGATATGCCCTCTTGTTGGTTCTTCTAATCTATTAATACATCTTAAAAAAGTTGATTTTCCACTTCCAGATGGACCTATAATGGCAATAATATTACCTTTTTCAATAGTAGTATCTATTCCTTTTAATACATGTAATTTATTATAACTTTTATGTAAATCTTTTATTTTAATCACTTACAGTCAACCCCTTTTCAACTTTTCTCATAAACTTTGTAAATATTGTAGTCATTATTAAATATATTAGTCCAACGGCTAAAAGTGGTTCTACACCTCTATATGTTTGGCTAGTTATTATATTTGCAGATCTTAACAAATCAACTCCTCCGATAAATCCAACTATTGAAGTTTCTTTTAAAAGTGTTATAAATTCACTTACAAGAGCAGGCAATATCTTTTTTATAGCTTGAGGAATTATTACTTCTTTCATAGATTCTTTATAGTCTAATCCCAATGCTCTAGCTGCTTCCATTTGCCCTTTATCTAACCCTTGAATTCCAGCTCTTATAATTTCAGCTACATATGCTCCTGAGTTAATTCCAAATGATAATGCTGCAATTATCAATATAGGTGTATCTCTTAAAGCTCCAACAAATATTAGATTTGCAAGAATCATAAGTTGAACAACAGCCGGTGTTCCTCTTATTAAATCTACATATCCAAAAGCAAAACTTGATAATGGATTGAAATTTTTCCATTTTTTCGAATGTTTAAAAGGATAAAAATTAGATAATTGCATCAGTGCAATTAAAATCCCTAACACTACTCCTATTACAGCTGCTAGTGCTGTTGTTCCTATTGAAAAAGTTAAACCTTCAAGAATATATTTATATCTAGCACCATCTATAAATATTTCTTTTAATACGTGTAAATACTCCATTTTTCCTCCTATATATTAATATTTTAATAAAAATTTCTAAAAAAAAATACAGACTAAATGTCTGTATTACATAATACAAATAGAAAGATTAAAAACCCTTCTATTTGTTAGTTTTTATGCTCAAGGAAGAATAAGATACACTTCTTCCAATCTTTTCCATAAAAAGTATTAAAGTAATCAGGCAACTCTAGCGACAAGGTTAGATATACTATTAAATTGTATTCTACTGTTCCTTATCCTAAAATTCCTTAACATACTCTTCTCCTCTTTTTAAATAATTTTCTTAATTATACTCTAGTTAATTTCAAATGTCAAATAATTTTACTGTTTATTATATTCTTCTAATGCTCTTCTTAGAACTATCATTGCATTTTCTATATCTTCTATATTTGTACAAAAAGAAAATCTTACTTCTTGATCTCCTTTTCCATCTGTAAAATAAAATCCAGGTCCTGGAGCAATAAGAATAGTTTTTCCTTCATATGAATAATCTGTTAATAGCCATTTTGCAAATTTTTCTGCATTATCTACAGGTAGTTTTGCAAATATATAAAATGCTCCTTGAGGTTTTGAACATACAACTCCTGGAATTCTTTTTAAATATCCGTATAATAAATCTCTTCTACTTTTATATTTAATTCTAACATCTTCTAAATAACTATCCATAGTATTAATTAAATTTGCAGCTGCATGTTGCTCTATTGTTGAAACACATAGTCTTGCTTGACAAAACTTTAAAATATAGTTCATAAGCTCGTGATTTTTACTTGCAATTAGTCCAATTCTTGCTCCACAAGCACTATAGTGTTTTGATATACTATCAACTAAAACAACCCTATTTTCAATCTCTTTCATCTTCATAGTTGACATATATGGAGTACTATCATAAACAAATTGTCTATAAACTTCATCAGCTATTATATATAAATCATGTTTTTCTGCTATTTCACCAATCATTTTTATTTCATCTTCTGTATATACAGTTCCAGTTGGATTTACTGGATTTGAAAACATTATAGCTCTTGTTTTAGGAGTTATTAATTTTTCAATTTCTTCCTTCGGAGGAAGATGAAAATTATTTTCAATAGTTGTTGGAATAGGTTTTACATTTGCTCCAGCAAATATTGAAAAACTTGAATAATTTGAATAGAAAGGTTCTGGAACTAATATTTCATCCCCTTCATTGCAGATACTCATCAAAATAAAAAATATAGCTTCGCTTCCACCTTGAGTAATCAAAATATCATCTACATCTATATCTATGCCACTGGCTTTATAACTCTTTACAAAACTTTCTCTTAACTTTAATATTCCTTTTGAATCTGAATAAGTGACTATTTTTTCTTTGTAGTTATGAAGACCTTCAAAAAATGAATCTGGAGTAACAATATTAGGTTGTCCTATATTTAATTTATATACCTTTACTCCCTTTTTTTCAGCCTCTTCTGCAAGAGGAATTAACTTTCTTATAGGAGAAAAGTTCATTTCCATTGCTCTTTTTGATATATTCATAATTTCTCCTCTCTAAAACTTAAAATATTTTAGTAAATTTATATTTATAGATTCTATCACATCTTAGATAAAAATTCAAAATATTTATAAAAAAAGACTCCCAAAAGAGAGTCTAAAAAACTAATTATTTTTTATGGCTGCTATGAGTGTTAAAATATTATCATAACAATTAGGATATTTAATATGAGGTCTACCTAAA from Fusobacterium hominis includes the following:
- a CDS encoding amino acid ABC transporter ATP-binding protein yields the protein MIKIKDLHKSYNKLHVLKGIDTTIEKGNIIAIIGPSGSGKSTFLRCINRLEEPTRGHIYIANEDILSDNVDINKIRQKVGMVFQHFNLFPHKTVLENITMAPMKLKNLSKEEAEKKAYSLLEKVGLKDKALVYPNQLSGGQKQRIAIARALAMEPEVMLFDEPTSALDPEMIKEVLDVMRDLAHEGMTMLIVTHELGFAKNVANRIFFMDQGNILEDTTPEELFNNPKHDRTKEFLNKVLNK
- a CDS encoding amino acid ABC transporter permease; translation: MEYLHVLKEIFIDGARYKYILEGLTFSIGTTALAAVIGVVLGILIALMQLSNFYPFKHSKKWKNFNPLSSFAFGYVDLIRGTPAVVQLMILANLIFVGALRDTPILIIAALSFGINSGAYVAEIIRAGIQGLDKGQMEAARALGLDYKESMKEVIIPQAIKKILPALVSEFITLLKETSIVGFIGGVDLLRSANIITSQTYRGVEPLLAVGLIYLIMTTIFTKFMRKVEKGLTVSD
- a CDS encoding tyrosine-type recombinase/integrase; this encodes MDLIKREETRLDTTRRKKRKKENKKSIFEIYLSEKTLKDYFFYLNDFLLYIYDSNTPIKNEELIELMSDITDEDVEDYLSHLLYERNLKKTSINKIISALKSLYKELEKHGIKNPFKFIKLFKTTRNLDNILKVSFKDINEILDKYKIYDDKGYRNNVILYTLFYTGMRSQELLNLKYTNILNRDNDYFLKLEKTKSGREQYKPLHETLVQKILEYKRYVMSMYNFSENDMENQFVFPSSFEKNTQLSYSSLYRIIQDMGKVIGLDISPHNIRHAIASELSANGADIIEIRDFLGHADTKVTEVYINAKSLLDKKIIDKIPVDLHK
- a CDS encoding basic amino acid ABC transporter substrate-binding protein, with product MKKMFKIVLMCGLLLTLSLSAFAKKKLYVGTNAEFPPFEYLENGKPVGFDIDLVEELGKIMDYDIKIVDMAFDGLLPALQMKKVDLVIAGMTETPERTKTVSFTQPYYTASQVIITRKGENGIKSFDDLKGKKVGVMLGFTGDIVVSKIDGVKVERYNAAYAGIMALKANKIDAVVLDSEPAKNFVLQNEGLEIAQTEGAQEEYAIAVRKNDTQLMEQLDNALTEIKSNGKYQELINKYFK
- a CDS encoding pseudouridine synthase; its protein translation is MRLDKFLVECGIGSRSEVKKIIDQREIKVNDIIVTSPKTNINEISDNVTYNDNKLEYKEFRYYILNKKAGYITAVEDPKEKTVMELLPSWVIKKDLAPVGRLDKDTEGLLLLTNDGKLNHKLLAPKSHVNKTYYVELQESISESDLKKLENGVDIGGYTTMPAQVEKIDNFKIYLTIKEGKFHQVKKMLEAVQNKVIYLKRVKFGKLELNSLELGEVKEVKLDEIV
- a CDS encoding TIGR01212 family radical SAM protein (This family includes YhcC from E. coli K-12, an uncharacterized radical SAM protein.) — protein: MMNRYYSLNDFFKKEFGEKIYKVSLDGGFTCPNRDGTLSYEGCIFCSEKGSGDFAGNRFDSIYTQIEDQLKLIENKFPNGKVIAYFQNFTNTYGDVEYLRDIYYKALSHPRVCGIAIATRPDCINDDVLELLDEINKKYFLWVELGLQTINENVAKIINRGYLLSVYEETAKRLSNKNIKFVTHIIIGLPGEDEYDPLKTAIFAQSCGTWGIKIHLLHVLKNTKLEFLYNKNEIKLQKKMEYVKKVVKILRNLSYNIVIHRLTGDGSRENLIGPLWSLNKRDVLNNINKYMKENDFIQGDEFLESGGILDGSNY
- a CDS encoding MurR/RpiR family transcriptional regulator, with amino-acid sequence MGVIIKINTMKNQLTSIEKRIAEYILKDPEAIKNLNTYQVAKNCKASQASIVRFAKKLGFKGFPDFKLSLSQDIGNRKAESHVNIIHEEIKPEDSFEIVGKKVAHANITAVNNTYEITDFKELENAVKVIAQADKIMVVGVGFSGIVAKDFYYKLLELGKHAIMENDTHTQLSCLSSMGKNDLLFVISHSGKTVQMYDIAKVAKDRGIKIISMTSIVPNPISDLADIKLGTVEMKNNFRSTALSPRISQLTVVDMIYIKLMLENKNMQDYIFNAIELVQGFKLK
- a CDS encoding 2-phosphosulfolactate phosphatase — encoded protein: MVIDVIETAGSIEKEKILDKTVLIIDVLRATSVMTTALANGVKAIYPYKDIESVLENSKKDTNPLLCGERKGLKIDGFDCGNSPLEYTKELVANRNMYMTTSNGTRAIESCAKYAAKIYIVAFLNIQAIVEKIVSEDKDVVIVCSGTDDKFSFDDALCAGEIIKRATKINQNIKCTDIALALKFIADSSKCIPETLKGCKHFEYLKSIGFEVDMEHCFTMDKYNIIPEYQHGYIKLV
- the nagA gene encoding N-acetylglucosamine-6-phosphate deacetylase; translated protein: MRKAIVNGDIFLGNSFYNDKVLVLENDRILDIVSTKELDTLYPNVEKIDAQNSYVVPGFIDLQINGCGGVLFNDDISVETIETMSKTNLKYGCTSFTPTLITTTDENMLKALELMENIDKNKYGVLGLHIEGPYLSVEKKGIHNEKFIRKADSQMIDRIIKSGKDNVKILTLAPERNDKTVINKLSKAGINVALGHTNGTYEEIKEKEHYGIRLATHLYNGMSSFTHRSPGAVGAIFDSDIHAGIIVDGFHSHFSAIKSAIKIMGHRLYLVTDAVSPVGTDMEYFYFEGKKVYYKDGKCFGEDGTLGGSALTMDVGVKNLVKHCDITLEEAIRMATLYPAEAIKIDDEFGKLQPGYYADIVFLDKHLNLKKVIFKGQEV
- a CDS encoding pyridoxal phosphate-dependent aminotransferase, with protein sequence MNISKRAMEMNFSPIRKLIPLAEEAEKKGVKVYKLNIGQPNIVTPDSFFEGLHNYKEKIVTYSDSKGILKLRESFVKSYKASGIDIDVDDILITQGGSEAIFFILMSICNEGDEILVPEPFYSNYSSFSIFAGANVKPIPTTIENNFHLPPKEEIEKLITPKTRAIMFSNPVNPTGTVYTEDEIKMIGEIAEKHDLYIIADEVYRQFVYDSTPYMSTMKMKEIENRVVLVDSISKHYSACGARIGLIASKNHELMNYILKFCQARLCVSTIEQHAAANLINTMDSYLEDVRIKYKSRRDLLYGYLKRIPGVVCSKPQGAFYIFAKLPVDNAEKFAKWLLTDYSYEGKTILIAPGPGFYFTDGKGDQEVRFSFCTNIEDIENAMIVLRRALEEYNKQ
- the nagB gene encoding glucosamine-6-phosphate deaminase, whose amino-acid sequence is MRVVITDKSVGDWAAVYVAKKINEFKPTADRPFVLGLPTGGTPLAMYKRLIQMNKDGIVSFENVVTFNMDEYVGLTPDNDQSYHYYMHTNFFDHIDIKKENINILDGTAKDYKAECERYEEKIKSYGGIHLFLGGIGPDGHIAFNEPGSSLSSRTRDKDLTMDTIIANSRFFGGDINKVPKLALTVGVGTILDAKEVLIMVTGANKARALHHGIEEGVNHMWTISALQLHRHGIIVSDEAACAELKVGTYRYFKDIEKDNLDSEKLLNDLYSNKK